In Pseudoliparis swirei isolate HS2019 ecotype Mariana Trench chromosome 9, NWPU_hadal_v1, whole genome shotgun sequence, a genomic segment contains:
- the ngfa gene encoding neurotrophin-7 → MRSSPLVLLLLIGVQAVQNMGGGLAQCAGAANHKVGQQTSANHRAGQQQTAAGDLLSEHHSSQEHHRTSHHRTKRPHRAASYTQDKSPVVRQSTSDSPPDPFNPVVDPKLFSKRHYRSSPRVVFSEVVPSHDALEGEGDDIEGGRGGRVRRRAGSHAMHRGEFSVCDSINTWAGNLTRATDIAGNEVEVLPYVKINNVVKKQFFFETTCRSPTHRGSGNANGGRPGGRGGKQGSRSGTSGCLGIDSRHWNSYCTNTHIFVSALTLFKERTAWRYIRINAACVCVLSRKSWAGRLRH, encoded by the coding sequence ATGAGGTCGTCACCActggtcctgctcctcctgattGGCGTCCAGGCTGTACAGAACATGGGAGGTGGATTGGCCCAGTGTGCCGGGGCAGCCAACCACAAAGTCGGACAGCAGAcgtcagccaatcacagagcaggacagcagcagacagcagcgGGGGACCTCCTCTCTGAACACCATTCTTCACAAGAGCATCATAGGACCAGCCACCACAGGACCAAGAGGCCCCATCGGGCAGCTTCATACACCCAGGATAAGAGTCCTGTCGTCAGGCAATCTACGTCGGACTCCCCCCCAGACCCCTTCAACCCAGTAGTTGACCCCAAGCTCTTCTCCAAGAGACATTACCGCTCCTCGCCCCGTGTTGTCTTCAGCGAGGTGGTCCCATCACACGATGCCCTGGAAGGTGAGGGCGATGACattgaaggggggaggggggggagggtaaGACGCAGAGCAGGATCGCATGCCATGCACCGAGGAGAGTTCTCAGTGTGTGACAGCATAAATACCTGGGCGGGCAACCTGACACGAGCCACAGACATAGCTGGGAATGAGGTGGAAGTGCTGCCCTATGTTAAAATCAACAACGTGGTGAAGAAACAGTTCTTTTTTGAGACTACCTGCCGGTCCCCAACGCACAGAGGCTCCGGGAATGCAAACGGGGGAAGGCCAGGGGGGCGAGGTGGCAAACAGGGCTCCAGATCAGGCACCTCGGGCTGTCTCGGCATCGACAGTCGCCACTGGAACTCCTactgcaccaacacacacatattcgtGAGTGCCCTGACCCTCTTCAAGGAACGGACAGCCTGGCGTTACATCCGCATCaacgctgcatgtgtgtgtgttctcagcaGGAAGTCTTGGGCGGGACGACTCAGGCACTGA